One Fusarium musae strain F31 chromosome 6, whole genome shotgun sequence DNA segment encodes these proteins:
- a CDS encoding hypothetical protein (EggNog:ENOG41), with the protein MASNFGDQDPPTLLSKEGKPIDKIWIAEDHRGIRSVIFCGADSPLVGPTPITKSWWRVLNTSNDTKEISIKSDGTKLRDIVISDEAVPNASGNNVSWADPSHPDNIIDIMTLGPIDVFPEGLKMISFDCNASCTTGYTAVTGGTSVAMIHAHGHGDTSFYADMDAAFPRDFFIHMPLDDGEYVTEICRRHGLGAGNRPSACFVVR; encoded by the exons ATGGCGTCAAATTTTGGCGACCAAGATCCCCCAACGCTACTAAGCAAAGAGGGTAAACCAATTGACAAAATATGGATCGCTGAAGATCATCGTGGAATTCGGTCTGTCATATTCTGTGGTGCGGATTCACCGCTGGTAGGGCCTACACCAATCACGAAGTCATGGTGGAGAGTTCTGAATACCTCCAATGATACCAAAGAGATTTCAATAAAGTCTGAC GGTACCAAGTTGAGAGACATCGTCATCTCGGACGAGGCTGTGCCGAATGCTAGCGGTAACAATGTCAGTTGGGCAGATCCTTCGCACCCAGACAACATCATTGATATCATGACGCTTGGGCCAATTGATGTCTTCCCCGAGGGACTCAAGATGATTTCCTTCGACTGCAATGCAAGTTGTACAACAGGATACACGGCAGTGACAGGTGGAACATCTGTTGCAATGATCCATGCTCACGGGCACGGTGATACTAGCTTCTATGCAGACATGGATGCTGCTTTCCCCCGCGACTTCTTTATCCATATGCCTCTAGATGATGGGGAATATGTAACTGAAATATGCCGAAGGCATGGACTGGGCGCAGGGAACCGGCCCTCGGCTTGTTTCGTGGTAAGATGA
- a CDS encoding hypothetical protein (EggNog:ENOG41), with amino-acid sequence MSVVPSIGPLRRLYQDASLDIEHRSSRFWQVWLQRTFHEDAYWVLCEMPPDQSLRRVDAVVERYDASHDTVSAMLWIEFKRPSGSVREVESQALDAAGRCIRTNDLESVYVMTTVGVSFRVWSVYGSDLSSLVPFHGGPADATRSQYVDADCYEAEVLSRFVETVKNYPPLRRAPVIPSQSLPSTSHEQGEYSQVDYSGYPIIQQGYGSVANQAGYASGSHSEAGPSGTSYYGQYSGPSTAGGYGQASSAGDQFIKVHVSRVGHFGRSTEYIFSDVNGNQKRSTKDDWSEVKYKGKAAWVNSRRGVTYYTRDRIG; translated from the coding sequence ATGAGCGTCGTGCCATCCATTGGACCTCTTCGAAGGCTCTACCAAGATGCTTCGCTGGATATCGAGCATCGATCCTCAAGATTCTGGCAGGTTTGGCTGCAAAGAACCTTTCATGAAGACGCGTACTGGGTCTTGTGTGAAATGCCTCCCGACCAGTCCCTCCGAAGAGTAGACGCGGTAGTCGAGAGGTATGACGCCAGCCATGATACTGTATCCGCTATGCTTTGGATAGAGTTTAAAAGACCATCCGGCAGTGTGAGGGAGGTGGAGAGCCAAGCTCTTGATGCAGCTGGAAGATGCATCAGAACCAATGATCTAGAATCTGTTTATGTCATGACAACCGTTGGTGTTTCGTTCCGTGTCTGGAGTGTCTATGGCTCGGATCTGTCATCGCTTGTACCATTTCACGGTGGCCCTGCCGATGCAACCCGGTCTCAATACGTCGATGCAGACTGCTACGAGGCTGAGGTACTCTCGAGATTTGTCGAAACCGTCAAAAATTACCCTCCCCTTCGTCGAGCACCAGTCATTCCAAGTCAGTCACTGCCTTCGACTAGTCATGAGCAGGGTGAATACAGCCAGGTGGACTATTCGGGTTATCCAATTATTCAGCAAGGTTATGGATCCGTTGCAAACCAAGCCGGATATGCAAGTGGATCGCATAGCGAGGCCGGCCCATCAGGAACTTCGTACTACGGTCAGTATTCAGGTCCATCCACTGCCGGTGGATACGGGCAGGCATCTTCTGCTGGTGATCAGTTCATCAAAGTTCATGTTAGCCGGGTTGGTCACTTCGGCAGGTCGACGGAATATATCTTCAGCGATGTCAATGGCAACCAGAAGAGAAGCACTAAAGACGACTGGAGCGAGGTGAAATACAAGGGCAAGGCAGCATGGGTCAATTCTCGACGAGGCGTGACTTATTACACTCGCGACAGAATCGGTTAG
- a CDS encoding hypothetical protein (EggNog:ENOG41) yields the protein METQRILITGATGYRFTYKFSGGSVLTTILSNPSLAELPITALVRTESQASTLSSLAVTPLLFSNLDDTAFLTEVASTHDIVIHAANGYHVPSAQAFIRGLAQRKRQTGRDVHYIHNSGTSNFGDRPVSKAYIETKVFSDKDDVYYYEKMRESIEPYHQRTADVTVFELGEELGVKTYIICSPLIYGKGTGLFNKSSIQIPTMVRAALERGRAMYAGDGLGVWDHTHVEDIAALYTLILTKIVEDEDVPFGKEGFFFANHGKQSWLDIAKEIARVGHQQGRLAAEPESAELKEVSKAWFDGDEHLTELGLCSRSETRGDRSRELGWEPVRDDSKWIETVTEEFDVALGAMA from the exons ATGGAAACTCAGAGGATTCTCATCACAGGTGCAACCGGTTAC CGTTTTACTTACAAGTTCAGTGGTGGCAGCGTGTTAACAACGATACTCTCAAATCCATCCCTCGCGGAACTCCCCATAACAGCCCTGGTCCGCACTGAATCTCAAGCCTCGACTCTATCCTCCCTAGCCGTAAcacctcttctcttctcaaaccTCGACGATACAGCGTTTCTCACTGAAGTCGCTTCGACACATGATATCGTCATCCACGCAGCAAACGGTTATCATGTCCCTTCCGCCCAAGCCTTCATCCGTGGTCTTGCACAGCGGAAGCGCCAAACAGGGCGTGACGTTCACTATATTCACAACTCGGGAACCTCCAACTTTGGTGACAGACCTGTGTCCAAAGCTTATATTGAGACGAAAGTATTTTCGGACAAAGATGATGTTTATTACTATGAAAAGATGAGGGAAAGCATTGAGCCGTATCATCAACGAACTGCTGATGTTACGGTCTTTGAACTTGGTGAAGAGTTGGGTGTCAAGACGTATATCATCTGCTCCCCTTTGATCTATGGTAAAGGAACAGGTTTGTTTAATAAGTCGTCGATTCAGATCCCGACAATGGTTCGGGCTGCTCTTGAGAGGGGAAGGGCAATGTATGCTGGTGACGGGCTGGGAGTTTGGGATCACACGCATGTTGAAGACATTGCAGCGCTTTACACACTCATATTAACAAAGATcgttgaagacgaagatgtaCCATTTGGGAAAGAAGGTTTCTTCTTTGCAAACCATGGCAAACAGTCCTGGCTTGACATAGCGAAGGAGATTGCAAGAGTTGGCCATCAACAGGGCAGACTCGCCGCTGAACCGGAGAGCGCCGAGTTGAAGGAGGTTAGCAAAGCATGGTTCGACGGTGATGAGCATCTCACTGAGCTTGGACTGTGTTCGAG ATCAGAGACGAGAGGCGATCGGAGTCGCGAGTTGGGATGGGAGCCTGTGAGGGATGATTCGAAGTGGATTGAGACTGTGACTGAGGAATTTGACGTTGCTCTTGGAGCTATGGCTTGA
- a CDS encoding hypothetical protein (EggNog:ENOG41) produces the protein MAFNNGPDEKGVAHMDDRRESIAAQHIHEVNDSAELRGILTAAENAAAAEHNMTFMEGLRAYPKAMGWSIALSTCIIMEGYDTILIGNLYAMKPFNEYYGHPDGQGGYSISAAWQSGLTNGASVGEILGLYASGWLADRYGYKKVLAAALVMMTAFIFIQFFSVSLSMLLAGEILCGLPWGVFQTLTTTYAAEVCPIHLRCYLTTYVNLCWVIGQLIASGVLRGCISLESKWSYKIPFAVQWVWPIPILIAVLLAPESPWWYIRKGRVEDAKRSLERLQSKGTSVNADDTVAMMVHTDKVERKISEGTGYLDCFRGKVNLRRTEIACLTWICQTICGSSFMGNSTYFYEQAGLAESSAFTMTIGQFALGFIGTVLSWPLMARVGRRKIYVWGLFFLTVILFVTGCLGIPAKAPGYSWAIGSLLLVYTFTYDITVGPVCYSLVAELPSSRLRQRTIVLARNAYNIVGVAYTNIIGLYSLNPTAWNWGAKSAFFWAGNCALCFLWAYFRLPEPKDRSYAELDMLFDQGVSARKFATTYVNPYEVTERRGDHDSDIKEKSMSHVE, from the coding sequence ATGGCGTTTAACAACGGGCCTGATGAGAAGGGCGTCGCTCACATGGACGATCGCCGTGAGAGCATCGCGGCTCAGCACATCCACGAGGTCAACGACAGCGCAGAGCTCCGTGGCATCCTCACCGCAGCCGAAAATGCCGCCGCCGCAGAACACAACATGACTTTCATGGAGGGTCTCCGTGCCTATCCCAAAGCCATGGGCTGGTCAATCGCCCTCTCCAcctgcatcatcatggagggctacgacaccatcctcatcggcAACCTCTACGCCATGAAGCCCTTCAACGAGTACTACGGCCACCCGGACGGGCAGGGCGGATACTCTATCTCCGCTGCTTGGCAGTCCGGCCTCACCAACGGTGCCAGTGTCGGCGAGATTCTAGGCCTGTACGCTAGCGGCTGGCTCGCCGACCGTTATGGATACAAGAAGGTTCTCGCGGCGGCGCTTGTCATGATGACTGCCTTTATCTTCATCCAGTTCTTCTCTGTCAGCCTGTCGATGCTGCTTGCCGGCGAGATCCTCTGCGGTCTTCCATGGGGCGTCTTTCAGACCCTTACTACGACCTACGCCGCTGAAGTCTGCCCTATTCACCTTCGTTGCTACCTCACAACCTACGTCAACCTCTGCTGGGTCATCGGACAACTCATTGCTTCGGGCGTGCTGCGCGGATGCATCAGTCTGGAGAGCAAATGGTCATACAAGATCCCCTTTGCTGTCCAGTGGGTATGGCCCATCCCCATTCTCATCGCTGTGCTGCTTGCCCCAGAGTCTCCTTGGTGGTACATCCGCAAGGGCCGTGTCGAGGACGCTAAGCGATCACTGGAGCGTCTGCAGAGCAAGGGCACAAGTGTCAATGCTGACGATACCGTCGCCATGATGGTTCACACCGACAAGGTTGAGAGGAAGATCAGCGAGGGAACTGGATACTTGGACTGCTTCCGAGGAAAGGTCAACCTCCGCCGAACTGAGATTGCTTGCCTCACCTGGATCTGCCAGACCATCTGCGGTTCCTCCTTCATGGGCAACTCGACATACTTCTACGAACAAGCTGGTCTCGCCGAATCCTCTGCCTTCACCATGACAATCGGTCAATTCGCCCTCGGATTCATCGGCACCGTGCTTTCCTGGCCGTTAATGGCCCGCGTCGGCCGTCGCAAGATCTACGTCTGgggtctcttcttcctcaccgtcatcctcttcgtcaccgGCTGCCTAGGCATTCCTGCAAAGGCACCCGGTTACTCTTGGGCAATCGGatcgcttctcctcgtctACACCTTCACCTACGACATCACCGTCGGTCCGGTCTGTTACTCCCTCGTCGCCGAGCTGCCATCCTCTCGACTTCGCCAGAGAACCATCGTGTTGGCCCGAAACGCCTACAACATCGTCGGTGTCGCatacaccaacatcatcggctTGTACTCGCTCAACCCGACAGCTTGGAACTGGGGAGCCAAGTCGGCGTTCTTCTGGGCTGGTAACTGCGCTTTGTGTTTCCTGTGGGCTTACTTCCGACTTCCTGAGCCCAAGGACCGCTCTTATGCTGAGCTTGACATGCTGTTCGACCAGGGTGTCTCGGCAAGGAAGTTTGCTACGACCTATGTCAACCCTTATGAGGTGACCGAGCGACGAGGCGACCATGATTCcgacatcaaggagaagagtaTGAGCCATGTTGAGTGA
- a CDS encoding hypothetical protein (EggNog:ENOG41), producing the protein MSSTATAAVATATGAHPQGGIIEGLNPIHYNPKDPIALFIVQAFIIIIFCRLLQWPLSKFGQPRVIAEVIGGIVLGPSVMMRIPGFKENIFPTESMPVLSNVATIGLLLFLFLVGLEVDTRMFKSNWRVAVSVGLASMMLPFGLGVAVAWGLYEEYGDEGTMKDMEFGTFALFIGTALAITAFPVLCRILSELQLLSTSVGVTVLAAGIGNDVVGWVLLALSVALVNNANGLTALYVFLTAAAWVLFLVYAVRPVFLWVLRRTDSIQNGPSQGITTLTLLLVLASSWFTAAIGVHAIFGAFLIGLICPHDGGFAIKLTEKIEDLVGSILLPLYFALSGLNTDLGLLNDGTTWGYVIAIIACAFFGKIIAGTLAARLTKCLWRESLTIGALMSCKGLVELIVLNIGLQAGILSSRTFTMFVVMAVVTTVTTSPLTKWLYPVWYRQKVDKWRRGEIDWDGNPLQTEAQTSEHKMEEALDKSQTHRLILHLRLDALPGLFNLVSLLGGSRKPTHALRDSTVEAADSTSEERTQPIPNRPLEVRGVRLMELTDRTSSVMQSAELDEFASRDAVFSAFQTFSRLNGVAVAGQVSIIPTNAYAETIVKYAEEARSDFMLIPWSTYGGLAEESSAAAALTETGNPNDRFFSRTYIDYVAAAVQRSTCTTGIFINRNPNSDTLSRKPTLTRTRTGLSVHSAHDGAIIHRPVDQRQSIFVPFIGGKDDRAALLFALQLAHNPHVSIHVIHLHFNEDDHITPDDKNIESVPSASDLDLLNTAKSNASGKLEGRVNFVEISVDSVRNLPDLAVAHARETVGKSRLSVGDLIVVGRKHALFDNALAEDFGVERDFQRTVGVLGDRFARAGIDAGLLVIDDKQGKV; encoded by the exons ATGTCCTCTACCGCGACAGCTGCAGTGGCCACTGCCACGGGCGCGCATCCCCAGGGCGGCATCATCGAAGGCCTCAACCCGATCCACTACAACCCCAAAGACCCCATCGCGCTCTTCATCGTGCaagccttcatcatcataatCTTCTGCCGCCTTCTACAATGGCCGCTCTCCAAGTTTGGCCAGCCGCGTGTCATCGCAGAAGTCATTGGCGGCATCGTCCTCGGCCCCTCCGTAATGATGCGCATCCCCGGCTTCAAGGAGAACATCTTCCCCACCGAGTCCATGCCCGTCCTCAGCAACGTCGCCACCATCGGTCTcctgctcttcctcttcctcgtcggtcTCGAAGTCGATACGCGCATGTTCAAGTCCAATTGGCGTGTCGCTGTCAGCGTTGGCCTGGCTAGTATGATGCTGCCctttggtcttggtgttgctgttgcttggGGCTTGTATGAGGAATATGGCGATGAGGGGACCATGAAGGATATGGAGTTTGGCACTTTTGCTCTTTTCATTGGAACTGCGCTTGCCATTACCGCTTTTCCGGTTCTTTGCCGTATTCTTTCTgagcttcaacttctttcGACTTCGGTCGGTGTCACTGTTCTTGCTGCGGGCATTGGCAACGACGTTGTTGGCTGGGTTCTTCTCGCCCTGAGTGTCGCTCTCGTCAACAACGCCAATGGCCTCACAGCGCTCTATGTCTTCTTGACCGCAGCAGCTTGGGTTCTCTTTCTGGTTTATGCTGTTCGGCCAGTCTTTCTCTGGGTTTTGCGACGCACCGACAGCATCCAGAATGGCCCATCCCAGGGCATCACTACCTTgactcttctcctcgtcttGGCCTCCTCCTGGTTCACCG CTGCCATTGGTGTACACGCCATTTTCGGTGCGTTTCTTATAGGTCTCATCTGTCCGCACGACGGTGGTTTTGCCATCAAGTTGACCGAAAAGATTGAAGATCTCGTCGGCTCTATACTTCTGCCACTTTATTTTGCCCTCTCTGGTCTCAATACTGATCTTGGTCTGCTCAACGATGGCACTACATGGGGATATGTCATTGCCATCATTGCATGCGCCTTCTTTGGCAAGATCATCGCCGGTACATTGGCCGCCCGTCTCACCAAATGTCTCTGGCGAGAAAGCTTGACAATCGGTGCCTTGATGAGTTGCAAGGGTCTTGTAGAGCTCATTGTGCTG AACATTGGTCTTCAAGCCGGCATTCTCTCCAGTCGAACCTTCACCATGTTTGTTGTCATGGCAGTC GTTACCACCGTGACAACCTCCCCGCTCACTAAATGGCTTTACCCTGTCTGGTATCGCCAGAAGGTCGACAAGTGGCGACGAGGAGAGATTGACTGGGATGGAAACCCTCTCCAGACTGAAGCTCAAACTTCTGAGCacaagatggaagaggctCTCGACAAGTCTCAAACTCATCGCCTCATTCTTCATCTCCGCCTCGACGCTCTTCCCGGACTTTTCAACCTCGTGTCGCTTCTCGGAGGATCTCGAAAGCCCACTCATGCTCTTCGAGACTCAACCGTTGAGGCTGCCGACTCCACTTCTGAGGAAAGGACCCAGCCGATTCCCAATCGCCCCCTTGAAGTTCGTGGCGTACGTCTCATGGAGTTGACAGACCGTACATCCTCAGTCATGCAGTCTGCCGAGCTTGATGAGTTCGCTTCCCGTGATGCTGTCTTCTCCGCGTTCCAGACCTTCTCTCGCCTCAACGGTGTAGCTGTTGCTGGCCAGGTGTCCATTATTCCTACCAACGCCTATGCAGAGACCATCGTCAAGTATGCCGAGGAAGCAAGGTCCGACTTTATGCTCATCCCCTGGAGTACCTATGGAGGTCTGGCCGAGGAgagctctgctgctgctgctttgaCCGAGACTGGTAACCCCAACGATCGCTTCTTCAGCAGGACGTACATCGATTATGTTGCCGCTGCGGTTCAGCGCTCAACTTGCACAACTGGTATCTTCATCAATCGCAATCCTAACAGCGATACTTTGTCCAGAAAGCCAACTCTCACCCGAACCCGCACCGGTCTATCAGTTCACAGCGCCCACGATGGCGCCATCATCCATAGACCCGTAGACCAGCGCCAAAGCATATTTGTGCCCTTCATCGGCGGTAAAGACGACCGCGCCGCTCTCCTCTTCGCCCTTCAGCTCGCTCACAACCCTCACGTCTCAATCCATGTCATTCATCTTCACTTCAACGAAGACGATCACATCACTCCCGACGACAAGAACATCGAGAGTGTCCCATCGGCCAGCGACTTGGACCTCCTCAACACCGCCAAGAGCAACGCCTCCGGCAAGCTCGAGGGCCGGGTGAACTTTGTCGAGATCTCTGTTGATTCAGTCCGCAACCTTCCTGACCTCGCTGTCGCTCACGCTCGCGAGACCGTTGGCAAGTCTCGTCTGAGCGTTGGTGATTTGATCGTCGTTGGTCGTAAGCACGCGCTCTTTGACAATGCTCTCGCTGAGgactttggtgttgagagggaCTTTCAGCGGACTGTTGGTGTGTTGGGTGATAGGTTTGCTAGAGCTGGGATTGATGCTGGGTTGTTGGTCATTGATGATAAGCAGGGTAAGGTCTAG
- a CDS encoding hypothetical protein (EggNog:ENOG41): MTLNTRLKRKSLPSSPPRPSSPVSESLASSSPPKARSANSFRGSSKICPVCKAVLVNRNGSLARHIERHAKLAKIEAMNFEINLPRLDTPDFDVKLAQKMWQSVPARRRATGGVFLDGPLAGEGFFEGMPNCFLPNGRVKPKWAWIKKDLDARVGRGPLRALKNANANAGSALDSNDFMEI; encoded by the exons atgactCTCAACACCAGACTCAAGCGCAAATCTCTCCCCTCCTCCCCTCCCAGGCCCTCATCTCCGGTCTCCGAGTCCCTCGCCTCTTCCTCACCTCCCAAAGCCCGATCTGCCAACTCATTCCGCGGCTCCTCCAAGATCTGCCCCGTCTGCAAAGCCGTGCTCGTCAACCGCAACGGCAGCCTCGCGCGTCACATCGAACGCCATGCAAAACTCGCCAAGATCGAG GCTATGAACTTTGAGATCAATCTTCCCCGACTGGACACTCCTGACTTCGACGTCAAGCTCGCTCAGAAAATGTGGCAGTCCGTCCCTGCACGACGTCGCGCAACCGGTGGAGTCTTTCTCGATGGACCGCTCGCTGGAGAGGGTTTCTTTGAGGGAATGCCAAATTGTTTTCTCCCCAATGGACGAGTCAAGCCGAAGTGGGCGtggatcaagaaggatcTTGATGCGAGGGTTGGACGCGGGCCTTTGAGGGCTCTCAAGAACGCAAATGCCAACGCTGGATCTGCCCTTGACAGCAACGATTTCATGGAGATCTAG